The following are from one region of the Aequoribacter fuscus genome:
- a CDS encoding GGDEF domain-containing protein: MQNPSFHRAVLDASRSVTLVIGIDGSVMFASRGVQDMLGYPSTWAEGRNILDYIHPEDVSRVVESLALADDNREIRYIPMTLRIRDNEENWVEIDIVSSNRLSDPEISGIIVNIQTAECRPAYSDPITAMAKNESHARVMQLIAQGVGRGGHVRRPSFFVPTDAAADAELICSMPDHPISEHFKPEIFKLFVAEPIDKADVSEAGELLSVNRSELPVSTLKLMDRWDIAGIRFGAIAPNDTPHEVTHYLVSLDYALPETLWMDGIWSPTGVQQWQELMQYAGIALSHERNRIKLQRAASRDTLTDLFNRSEFVKELTRQNLGAKGSGILFIDLDDFKAINDQYGHNVGDIALVTIAQNIQEALPEHGVACRMGGDEFVIVTPSSIDAKALAQSLIASCAQPFTTDPEPLTVSASIGVAQIRENETLEQAIQRADIALLQAKQEGKHRLVSCD, translated from the coding sequence ATGCAAAACCCATCCTTTCACCGAGCCGTTTTGGACGCATCCCGATCGGTGACTTTGGTCATCGGTATCGATGGCTCGGTGATGTTTGCCAGCCGTGGCGTACAAGATATGCTCGGCTATCCCTCAACTTGGGCCGAGGGTCGAAACATTCTCGACTACATCCACCCCGAAGATGTCTCTCGTGTTGTTGAATCCCTCGCGCTCGCCGACGACAACCGCGAGATTCGATACATTCCCATGACCTTACGGATCCGCGACAATGAGGAAAACTGGGTAGAGATCGATATCGTCAGCAGCAACCGATTGAGCGACCCGGAAATCTCTGGGATCATTGTGAACATTCAGACCGCGGAATGCCGGCCGGCCTACAGCGATCCTATTACTGCGATGGCGAAAAACGAGTCGCACGCGAGGGTGATGCAACTCATCGCTCAGGGCGTTGGTCGCGGGGGGCACGTAAGACGTCCGTCATTCTTTGTTCCAACAGACGCAGCCGCCGACGCAGAGCTGATTTGCTCGATGCCAGATCACCCCATCTCAGAACACTTTAAACCCGAAATTTTCAAGCTATTTGTGGCTGAACCTATCGATAAAGCAGATGTATCTGAGGCTGGCGAACTTCTCTCGGTTAACCGTTCAGAGTTACCCGTGAGCACCTTAAAACTCATGGACCGCTGGGATATTGCGGGCATTCGCTTTGGTGCCATAGCGCCAAACGACACGCCACACGAGGTCACACATTATCTCGTATCGCTTGACTATGCTCTACCAGAAACACTGTGGATGGATGGCATCTGGAGCCCCACAGGGGTACAGCAATGGCAGGAGCTCATGCAATATGCAGGCATTGCCTTGTCGCACGAGCGCAACCGCATAAAACTGCAGCGCGCGGCCTCGCGCGACACCTTAACAGACCTTTTTAATCGCTCTGAATTTGTTAAAGAACTCACCCGACAAAATTTAGGCGCCAAAGGCAGTGGTATTTTATTTATCGACCTTGATGACTTCAAAGCCATCAACGACCAGTACGGGCACAACGTCGGCGATATCGCACTTGTGACTATCGCTCAAAATATTCAAGAGGCACTGCCAGAGCACGGGGTTGCCTGCCGTATGGGCGGAGACGAATTTGTGATCGTTACACCAAGCAGCATTGACGCCAAGGCTCTAGCTCAATCGCTGATCGCCTCCTGTGCCCAGCCTTTCACAACCGACCCCGAGCCCTTGACTGTCTCCGCATCGATCGGCGTAGCGCAGATCCGAGAAAATGAAACCCTCGAGCAGGCCATTCAACGCGCCGATATTGCCTTACTGCAAGCAAAGCAAGAAGGCAAACATCGACTGGTAAGCTGCGACTGA
- a CDS encoding HAD-IIB family hydrolase — protein sequence MDLVVFDLDGTLLNAQSQISDYTNRVLTKMAEAGIAYTVATGRTLHGAHAVVSGSGFHLPHIIKNGVLIWNPASGDYSRQCLLTQEEISKVLLAFTDAGVSPFIHTFEPNEHHGVYHAPVMKDYEHKLAAFIERERGSALKPLSAMPPRASIANFSGLGSQEAIDAIVAQIAQEEHLIAYGGPAFEGQNLYWLDVHHCDGNKGAAVLELKRDMGAERIICFGDSDNDLTMFEIADECYAPDNAKPEVKAVATEVIGHHDDDGIARFLEARFDL from the coding sequence ATGGATTTAGTAGTATTTGATTTAGACGGCACACTATTGAACGCCCAGTCCCAGATCTCGGACTACACTAACCGCGTGCTAACCAAAATGGCCGAGGCGGGTATCGCCTACACAGTAGCGACCGGCCGAACCTTACATGGCGCCCATGCAGTCGTTAGCGGTAGTGGCTTTCACCTCCCCCACATTATCAAAAATGGGGTGTTGATCTGGAATCCAGCATCGGGCGATTACAGCCGCCAATGCTTACTGACTCAAGAGGAAATTTCTAAGGTACTGCTGGCCTTTACCGACGCAGGTGTCAGCCCATTTATACACACCTTTGAACCCAACGAGCACCACGGCGTCTATCATGCCCCCGTAATGAAAGATTACGAACACAAGCTAGCCGCTTTTATTGAGCGCGAACGCGGAAGCGCACTGAAGCCCTTAAGCGCGATGCCGCCGAGGGCGTCTATCGCCAACTTCAGTGGACTAGGCAGTCAAGAAGCCATAGACGCTATCGTGGCTCAGATTGCTCAAGAGGAACACCTTATCGCCTACGGAGGCCCCGCATTTGAGGGGCAAAACCTGTACTGGCTGGATGTGCATCACTGCGACGGCAACAAAGGCGCGGCCGTCCTTGAACTTAAACGTGACATGGGTGCGGAGCGCATTATCTGTTTCGGGGATAGCGACAATGATTTAACGATGTTCGAGATTGCCGATGAATGCTATGCGCCAGATAATGCCAAGCCCGAAGTTAAAGCTGTAGCAACAGAAGTCATTGGTCATCACGACGATGATGGCATCGCGCGTTTTTTAGAGGCTAGATTTGATCTCTAA
- a CDS encoding penicillin acylase family protein, giving the protein MRTLILLCFVAGLTACAGRVPDISVDATKYDVQIERDRWGIPHIHGKTDADTAFGFAYAQAEDGWELIEETLPFYRGESARYNGKDAAPADYMIQWLGVRDWVNAGYENQISPEARALVQAYTDGLNHFAAKHPHRVTRDILPVTTTDIITGFVVRHLLFYGFDGSVKEVMGPERAREVSRLVADLGLSDTPIGSNAIAVSPAATDDGATRLMINSHQPTDGPVAWYEAHISSDEGLDIMGGTFPGSPLISLGFNHDIAWGVTVNKPDLVDIFVLEINPDNEDQYRLDGQWLDLEVSEASLRVKLWGPLYWTVKREIYRSKHGPVMKTDHGTYAFRFGGQNEIRQVDQWYALNRARTFDEWYAAMAQHRFASFNFVFADKEGTIAFVHNSLTPRRKPGYDWSQYLPGDRSDLIWDSYLPFQQLPQVVRPKYGYLASTNQTPFQVAVADDNPDPSAFSPTDGYQARMTNRADRALELFAALRPISAEDFWTIKHDKAYAVSSRAGHYIRAAIAAELTDALPHHLQAQALLAQWDLVADIQSREAALGVCVIRAEWRAEQDAVAPPEAGGVLQACADELLEVSGRIDPLWGEINRHTRGPVNVPIGGGPDTLRAIYGTGYEENGYLTNIAGDGLYYLVAWNAEQKLSVQGVHHYGSATMLEDSAHYADQAEDFAAERLHAPLFDAQERAAAGNVRSYRP; this is encoded by the coding sequence ATGCGTACACTTATTTTACTCTGCTTTGTTGCTGGCTTAACTGCGTGCGCTGGCCGTGTGCCCGATATTTCGGTGGATGCGACGAAGTATGATGTTCAAATTGAACGTGATCGCTGGGGTATCCCTCATATTCACGGGAAAACTGATGCGGACACCGCTTTTGGATTTGCCTATGCTCAAGCTGAAGACGGTTGGGAGCTGATTGAAGAAACGCTACCGTTTTATCGCGGCGAGTCTGCCCGTTATAACGGTAAAGACGCAGCGCCAGCTGACTATATGATCCAATGGCTCGGGGTTCGGGATTGGGTGAACGCGGGTTACGAAAACCAGATTAGTCCAGAGGCGCGCGCACTAGTGCAGGCCTATACCGATGGATTAAACCACTTTGCGGCGAAACATCCTCATCGAGTGACGCGGGATATTTTGCCGGTGACAACCACCGACATTATCACTGGGTTTGTGGTTCGGCATTTATTGTTTTACGGATTTGATGGATCGGTGAAAGAGGTGATGGGCCCCGAGCGCGCGCGAGAGGTCTCTCGTTTAGTCGCTGATCTGGGGTTGAGCGATACCCCTATCGGGTCTAATGCTATCGCGGTGTCACCAGCGGCAACAGACGATGGAGCGACTCGTCTGATGATTAATTCGCACCAGCCTACCGATGGTCCAGTGGCGTGGTACGAGGCGCATATCAGCAGTGATGAAGGGCTCGATATTATGGGTGGCACTTTTCCTGGAAGTCCGCTGATCAGCCTCGGGTTTAACCACGATATCGCCTGGGGCGTGACGGTTAATAAGCCTGACTTGGTCGATATTTTTGTCCTCGAAATCAATCCTGACAACGAAGACCAGTATCGCTTAGATGGCCAGTGGTTAGACCTAGAGGTCAGCGAAGCTAGCCTGCGCGTAAAACTGTGGGGGCCTCTTTACTGGACGGTGAAGCGCGAGATATATCGTTCCAAGCATGGACCTGTCATGAAAACGGATCATGGTACCTACGCGTTCCGGTTTGGTGGCCAGAATGAGATCCGTCAGGTGGATCAGTGGTACGCCCTGAATCGAGCACGAACCTTCGATGAGTGGTATGCAGCGATGGCACAACATCGGTTTGCGTCGTTTAATTTCGTCTTCGCTGATAAAGAGGGGACGATCGCCTTCGTTCACAATAGCCTGACCCCGCGCCGCAAACCCGGGTATGACTGGAGCCAGTATTTGCCCGGTGATCGGTCCGATCTTATCTGGGATAGTTATTTGCCTTTTCAGCAGTTGCCTCAAGTGGTGCGTCCCAAATACGGCTACTTGGCAAGCACGAATCAAACACCCTTTCAGGTTGCTGTTGCGGACGATAACCCAGACCCATCGGCATTTAGTCCGACCGATGGGTATCAAGCGCGAATGACCAATCGTGCTGATCGAGCCTTAGAACTCTTCGCGGCTTTAAGACCCATTTCGGCAGAGGATTTTTGGACCATAAAGCACGACAAAGCCTACGCTGTTTCGAGCCGCGCTGGTCACTACATTCGCGCCGCAATTGCCGCCGAACTCACCGACGCTTTACCTCATCATTTGCAGGCACAAGCTCTGTTGGCTCAGTGGGACTTGGTGGCGGACATTCAAAGCCGAGAAGCGGCTTTAGGTGTGTGTGTCATTCGCGCCGAATGGCGCGCAGAGCAAGATGCTGTGGCGCCGCCTGAGGCGGGAGGCGTGTTGCAGGCCTGCGCTGATGAATTGCTGGAGGTGTCTGGGCGAATTGACCCCTTGTGGGGGGAGATCAATAGACACACCCGTGGCCCGGTAAATGTGCCGATCGGAGGAGGTCCCGATACGCTGCGCGCAATCTACGGCACAGGGTATGAGGAAAATGGATACTTGACGAATATCGCGGGCGATGGGCTTTACTATTTGGTCGCTTGGAACGCCGAGCAAAAGCTCTCGGTGCAGGGTGTGCATCATTACGGCTCAGCCACTATGCTCGAGGATTCGGCTCACTACGCAGATCAAGCAGAGGATTTTGCCGCCGAACGTCTGCATGCACCGCTATTTGACGCTCAGGAACGCGCAGCAGCAGGAAATGTGCGATCTTATCGACCGTGA
- the ahpC gene encoding alkyl hydroperoxide reductase subunit C codes for MTSINSSIKPFNAMAFKNGEFITINEQDVLGKWAVFFFYPADFTFVCPTELGDLADHYSELQARGVEVYSVSTDTHFTHKAWHESSDTIGKIQYPMIGDPSGAITRQFGVMREDQGLADRATFIVDPDGIVQVIEVTAEGIGRNAEELVRKIKAAQYVRNNPGEVCPAKWQEGEQTLAPSFDLVGKI; via the coding sequence ATGACCTCAATTAATTCAAGCATCAAACCCTTTAACGCCATGGCTTTCAAGAACGGCGAATTCATTACGATCAACGAGCAAGATGTTCTGGGCAAATGGGCGGTATTTTTCTTCTATCCCGCAGATTTCACCTTCGTTTGCCCAACGGAACTGGGTGATCTTGCGGATCATTACAGCGAGCTGCAAGCCCGAGGCGTCGAGGTGTACTCGGTCTCAACCGATACCCACTTCACGCACAAAGCGTGGCACGAATCATCGGACACTATTGGCAAGATTCAGTATCCGATGATCGGCGACCCGAGCGGCGCAATAACGCGTCAATTTGGCGTCATGCGAGAAGACCAAGGCCTAGCGGACCGCGCGACATTTATTGTTGATCCAGATGGCATTGTGCAAGTCATCGAAGTTACCGCCGAGGGCATTGGCCGCAATGCGGAGGAATTGGTGCGCAAAATTAAAGCTGCCCAATATGTCCGCAACAATCCAGGTGAGGTATGCCCCGCCAAATGGCAAGAAGGCGAGCAAACCTTGGCCCCCTCGTTTGACTTAGTCGGCAAAATTTAA
- a CDS encoding hydrogen peroxide-inducible genes activator, with product MISIKQIRYALAVEKTLHFRKAADNCAVSQSALSTALNELEVQLGFQVFERDNKKVLVTPMGRIFLEKARSVSVQIDDILRLRQTDKAPLSTPLTIGMIPTIAPYLLPIVLPAVAARYPAAKLKIVEAQSKELVERVRDGELDTAVLALPYDCDNLLSFPFWDEDFYWVAPSDGDQEVRERITSEELSRENLMLLSEGHCLKDHALAACKFSNAVAHSMSATSLNTLIQLVVAGLGSTLVPEMALDQLVCNDKRLQYARLDEPGPHRKIAFIMRATYPKLDSIQALQDVFTQALGNR from the coding sequence ATGATTTCAATAAAACAAATTCGCTATGCACTCGCAGTCGAAAAGACCCTGCATTTTAGGAAGGCCGCCGACAACTGTGCGGTATCCCAGTCGGCCTTGAGTACCGCCTTGAACGAGCTAGAGGTGCAGCTCGGGTTTCAGGTCTTTGAACGTGATAATAAAAAAGTGCTCGTTACTCCGATGGGGCGTATTTTCTTGGAAAAAGCCCGATCCGTGAGCGTCCAAATTGACGACATATTGCGTCTTAGGCAAACCGACAAGGCTCCGCTGAGCACGCCCTTAACGATTGGAATGATACCGACAATTGCGCCTTATCTACTGCCGATTGTGTTGCCCGCAGTAGCAGCAAGGTACCCTGCGGCGAAGCTAAAAATCGTCGAGGCACAGTCGAAGGAGTTGGTCGAGCGAGTGCGTGATGGAGAGCTCGATACGGCGGTCTTGGCGCTACCCTATGACTGCGATAATTTGCTGAGTTTTCCGTTTTGGGACGAAGACTTTTATTGGGTTGCGCCAAGTGATGGCGACCAGGAGGTTCGGGAACGTATTACCTCCGAAGAGCTGTCACGAGAGAATTTAATGTTGTTATCTGAAGGCCATTGTTTAAAAGATCACGCTCTGGCGGCTTGTAAGTTCTCCAATGCGGTGGCACATTCGATGAGTGCAACCAGTCTGAACACGCTCATTCAATTGGTGGTCGCTGGACTGGGTTCTACGCTGGTGCCTGAAATGGCACTGGATCAACTCGTGTGCAACGACAAGAGACTTCAGTATGCTCGCCTCGATGAGCCAGGACCGCATCGAAAAATTGCATTTATCATGCGCGCGACCTATCCAAAGTTGGATAGCATACAAGCGCTTCAAGACGTGTTTACTCAAGCTCTGGGAAATCGTTGA
- the ahpF gene encoding alkyl hydroperoxide reductase subunit F, which produces MLNQELLNNVKTYTDTISRAVTLVVAAGNHSKRAELVSFLRQISDLSDKIQFEERETTALRSPLSFRLEIDGDDSGVQFSGIPSGHEFNSFILALLYAGGRELKLDPAVQSLIKAVKTPIHFEVFVSLSCHNCPDIVQALHQFALLNPNISAEMIDGGLFPQLVEERELQGVPAVFANGAPFANGKTEISQLLDKLQHIAPEAKVAKHDSATALQDVVVIGGGPAGASAAIYSARKGLSVTLLAERLGGQVKDTQGIENLISVSHTTGAKLSGNLVEHMNRYPVSIRENIRVESISGDQVRTITLNTGEQIQTRSIIVATGAQWRKLGIPGEEENIGAGVAYCPHCDGPFFAGKDVVVVGGGNSGIEAALDLAGIVKSVTVVEFMPTLKADKVLVDQAKQRTNISIIANAACQEIIADGGKVVALEYLDRVSNARKRLNTDGVFVQIGLSPNSQFLSDMVECTAHGEIIVDNKCRTTQANVFAAGDVTTVPYKQIVIAMGEGAKAALSAFEYLLAHPAHRTESEMQAA; this is translated from the coding sequence ATGTTAAACCAAGAGCTACTCAATAATGTTAAGACCTACACCGACACCATCTCACGCGCGGTAACCTTGGTTGTTGCCGCGGGAAATCACTCAAAGCGCGCTGAGCTGGTGTCATTTTTACGGCAAATTTCGGACTTGTCGGACAAGATCCAATTTGAAGAGCGCGAGACTACAGCCTTGCGAAGCCCTCTGTCTTTCCGCTTAGAAATCGATGGCGATGATAGCGGCGTACAGTTTTCAGGCATACCAAGTGGCCATGAATTCAACTCGTTCATTTTAGCCTTACTGTATGCGGGTGGACGGGAACTCAAGCTTGATCCTGCGGTGCAGAGCCTTATCAAGGCGGTAAAAACGCCAATCCACTTTGAAGTTTTTGTCAGCCTGAGCTGCCATAACTGCCCTGATATTGTTCAAGCCTTGCATCAATTTGCTTTGCTCAACCCGAATATTAGCGCAGAGATGATCGATGGCGGGTTGTTTCCCCAGCTTGTTGAAGAACGCGAGCTGCAGGGTGTACCTGCTGTTTTTGCTAACGGCGCACCCTTTGCCAATGGTAAAACCGAGATTAGTCAGCTGCTGGATAAATTGCAGCACATTGCGCCTGAGGCTAAAGTGGCGAAACACGACTCAGCCACTGCCCTGCAAGATGTGGTTGTTATAGGCGGAGGCCCCGCGGGCGCAAGTGCGGCGATTTATAGTGCACGAAAAGGCCTGTCGGTGACCTTGCTGGCCGAGCGCTTAGGTGGCCAAGTTAAAGACACCCAAGGGATCGAAAACCTGATTTCGGTAAGCCATACGACCGGCGCAAAACTGAGCGGCAATTTGGTTGAGCACATGAATAGATACCCTGTTTCGATCCGGGAGAACATTAGAGTCGAGAGCATCAGCGGCGACCAGGTTCGGACTATCACTCTGAACACAGGCGAGCAGATACAGACGCGCAGCATCATCGTCGCAACCGGTGCTCAGTGGCGAAAACTTGGAATTCCCGGAGAAGAGGAGAACATCGGTGCCGGAGTGGCCTACTGCCCACATTGCGACGGCCCATTTTTTGCGGGCAAGGATGTTGTGGTCGTCGGCGGTGGCAACTCTGGTATAGAGGCAGCTCTGGATCTGGCGGGCATTGTTAAGAGCGTCACAGTCGTGGAATTCATGCCGACGCTAAAAGCCGATAAAGTACTGGTCGATCAAGCGAAACAACGCACTAACATCTCGATTATAGCAAATGCGGCTTGTCAGGAAATTATCGCCGACGGCGGCAAAGTGGTGGCGCTAGAATATCTTGACCGCGTCAGCAATGCGCGCAAGCGCTTAAACACCGATGGTGTGTTTGTGCAAATTGGCTTAAGCCCTAACAGCCAGTTCCTGAGCGATATGGTCGAATGCACAGCGCACGGCGAAATCATAGTCGACAACAAATGCCGCACGACCCAAGCCAACGTATTTGCTGCCGGCGATGTTACCACCGTGCCCTACAAGCAAATCGTGATTGCCATGGGTGAAGGCGCTAAAGCAGCCTTATCGGCTTTTGAGTACTTGCTCGCTCATCCCGCGCACCGGACCGAGAGCGAAATGCAAGCGGCTTAG
- a CDS encoding bactofilin family protein, whose translation MSKVAEVASIPSSKGGSAVIGATVKIKGEVHSEEDLTVEGQIEGTVVLKSNELFVGPSGRVHADVMAKAVKVDGELHGDVEASERVLITANGSMRGNIQAPRVILEDGSKFKGSIDMNEAAPTKSFGVVSNTKVAASGDSAGE comes from the coding sequence GTGTCAAAGGTGGCAGAGGTCGCATCGATTCCATCATCCAAAGGAGGAAGCGCCGTGATTGGGGCAACGGTTAAAATCAAAGGTGAAGTACACAGTGAAGAAGATTTGACAGTTGAAGGACAAATCGAAGGGACTGTTGTACTCAAAAGCAATGAGCTGTTTGTTGGCCCCTCTGGCCGTGTACACGCCGATGTGATGGCTAAAGCGGTGAAAGTGGATGGCGAATTACATGGAGATGTCGAAGCGAGTGAGCGTGTACTGATCACTGCGAACGGCTCCATGCGAGGAAACATCCAAGCGCCGCGTGTCATCCTAGAGGATGGTAGCAAATTTAAGGGCAGCATCGATATGAACGAAGCCGCACCCACCAAAAGCTTCGGTGTCGTAAGCAACACCAAAGTCGCAGCGAGCGGCGACAGCGCTGGAGAGTAA